One Natrinema marinum genomic window carries:
- a CDS encoding DUF5789 family protein — MSDVKLNRVESVLEDLEYPIEPDQAATELEDVTLLLADGERNLGALVARSESVRFESSADLESELHNVLPREAVGEPYQSEGEG, encoded by the coding sequence ATGTCCGACGTCAAACTCAATCGCGTCGAATCCGTTCTCGAGGACCTCGAGTACCCCATCGAACCCGATCAGGCCGCGACCGAACTCGAGGACGTCACCCTCCTGCTCGCAGACGGCGAGCGAAACCTGGGCGCGCTCGTCGCACGGAGCGAGAGCGTCCGGTTCGAGTCGTCCGCGGACCTCGAGTCGGAACTTCACAACGTCCTCCCGCGCGAGGCCGTCGGCGAGCCCTACCAGTCGGAGGGCGAAGGCTAG
- a CDS encoding uS10/mL48 family ribosomal protein — MTFVTRLTLQSGDRAALDGIVDDIKTTAERKGAALKGPHSRPPEKFSVPQRCRLHADDERHFSSWEYTVFTRELEIHGHDNLARNIASQNFPDSVHIEAEVEQIHGAGRGN; from the coding sequence ATGACGTTCGTCACCCGTCTCACCCTCCAGAGCGGCGATCGCGCCGCGCTCGATGGCATCGTCGACGACATCAAAACCACCGCCGAGCGAAAGGGAGCCGCGCTGAAGGGGCCCCACTCACGTCCGCCCGAGAAGTTCTCGGTGCCACAGCGCTGTCGGCTCCACGCCGACGACGAGCGCCACTTTTCGTCGTGGGAATACACCGTCTTCACGCGCGAACTCGAGATTCACGGTCACGACAACCTCGCGCGCAACATCGCCTCGCAGAACTTCCCCGACTCGGTCCACATCGAGGCCGAAGTCGAGCAGATCCACGGCGCGGGTCGCGGGAACTGA
- a CDS encoding MFS transporter, protein MRSLVDRLIAPFAVDQRVLALAGARMADGIGNSFLIIVIPLYVTSGVVGGTAFGLGESLIIGLILSLFGFLNSSFQPLTGRLSDRLGRRKPFILVGLAGLALTNAAYVVAETYVSLLVIRGLQGVSVAFIIPSSVALVNELATSGDRGGNMGVYNTFRLVGFGAGPAVAGAVVSRGPYVLPGGTAIDGFDAAFYVATLAAATSYVMVTILVSDPESTVANAGADLSIPILDRSGSNLLDPIFTLGLASFFMATSIALFATIQPEVNARLEQGATWFGLQFAGFIIAQVALQTPIGRACDRYGRRPFIVTGMVLLIPTTLVQGFLFSSLLMFLARLSQGIAAAMVFAPSLALAGDLAGEGESGSKLSVLTMAFGYGIAAGPLSSGLLVRFGFEVPFVFGSVLAVFGTILVYTQVEETLEATASVPVVGSD, encoded by the coding sequence ATGCGGAGCCTCGTCGACCGACTTATCGCGCCGTTCGCCGTCGACCAACGGGTACTCGCGCTGGCGGGTGCGCGAATGGCCGACGGGATCGGCAACTCGTTTTTGATCATCGTCATCCCGCTGTACGTGACCAGCGGCGTCGTCGGCGGGACGGCGTTCGGGCTCGGCGAGTCGCTGATCATCGGGCTCATCCTCTCGCTCTTTGGCTTCCTCAACAGCAGCTTTCAGCCGCTAACCGGCCGGCTCTCGGATCGGCTGGGGCGGCGCAAGCCGTTCATTCTGGTCGGGCTCGCCGGACTGGCGCTGACGAACGCGGCCTACGTCGTCGCGGAGACGTACGTCTCGCTGCTGGTCATCCGCGGGCTGCAGGGGGTCAGCGTGGCCTTCATCATCCCGTCGTCGGTCGCGCTCGTCAACGAACTCGCCACGTCGGGCGATCGCGGCGGAAACATGGGCGTCTACAACACGTTCCGGCTGGTCGGCTTCGGTGCCGGACCGGCCGTCGCCGGGGCAGTCGTTAGCCGCGGTCCCTACGTACTCCCCGGCGGGACGGCGATCGACGGCTTCGACGCCGCCTTCTACGTCGCCACGCTCGCGGCCGCGACAAGCTACGTCATGGTGACGATCCTCGTCTCCGACCCCGAGTCGACGGTCGCGAACGCCGGCGCGGACCTCTCGATTCCGATCCTCGATCGGTCGGGCTCGAACCTGCTCGATCCGATCTTCACGCTCGGCCTCGCGTCGTTTTTCATGGCCACGTCGATCGCGCTGTTCGCGACCATCCAGCCCGAAGTCAACGCCCGCCTCGAGCAGGGCGCGACCTGGTTTGGCCTCCAGTTCGCCGGGTTCATCATCGCACAGGTCGCGTTGCAGACGCCGATCGGGCGGGCCTGCGATCGGTACGGCCGGCGGCCGTTCATCGTCACCGGGATGGTGCTTTTGATTCCGACGACGCTCGTACAGGGCTTTCTCTTCTCGTCGCTGCTGATGTTTCTGGCTCGGCTGTCCCAGGGCATCGCCGCCGCGATGGTGTTCGCCCCGTCGCTGGCGCTGGCCGGCGACCTCGCCGGCGAGGGCGAATCCGGCTCGAAGCTCTCGGTGCTCACGATGGCCTTCGGCTACGGCATCGCCGCCGGCCCGCTCTCCTCAGGCCTGCTGGTCCGGTTTGGCTTCGAGGTGCCCTTCGTCTTCGGCAGCGTGCTCGCCGTCTTCGGGACGATTCTGGTGTACACGCAGGTCGAGGAGACGCTCGAGGCGACGGCCTCCGTGCCGGTCGTCGGGAGCGACTGA
- a CDS encoding transcription factor S encodes MEFCDDCGSMMKADDGMWECGSCGFTKPKGDASQYTVTDAQEASEIIESSGETSLPQTDAICPECGNDRAHWYMQQIRSADESETRFFICTECEHKWREDDN; translated from the coding sequence ATGGAATTTTGCGACGACTGCGGTTCGATGATGAAAGCCGACGACGGCATGTGGGAATGCGGTAGTTGTGGGTTCACGAAACCGAAAGGCGACGCGTCCCAGTACACCGTCACCGACGCTCAGGAGGCCAGCGAGATCATCGAATCCTCCGGCGAGACTTCCTTGCCCCAAACCGACGCCATCTGTCCCGAGTGTGGCAACGACCGCGCCCACTGGTACATGCAACAGATCCGCTCGGCCGACGAGTCCGAGACGCGCTTCTTTATCTGCACCGAGTGCGAGCACAAGTGGCGCGAAGACGACAACTAA
- a CDS encoding 2Fe-2S iron-sulfur cluster-binding protein, translating to MTEYTIEFVGTGETITCTDKETILSRCLEEGIAQEYSCRVGMCLACSAEILEGEVTQPAARGLTEEEAETYALTCMARPQSDLKLDRGKYPPSIEGDLAGGASDGAVADD from the coding sequence ATGACAGAGTACACCATCGAGTTCGTCGGGACGGGTGAGACGATCACCTGCACCGACAAGGAGACGATTCTCAGCCGCTGCCTCGAGGAGGGCATCGCCCAGGAGTACTCCTGCCGGGTTGGGATGTGTCTGGCGTGTTCTGCTGAGATCCTCGAGGGGGAAGTCACCCAGCCGGCCGCCCGCGGGCTCACCGAGGAGGAAGCGGAGACCTACGCGCTGACCTGCATGGCGCGCCCGCAGTCGGACCTCAAACTCGACCGCGGGAAGTACCCGCCGAGCATCGAGGGCGACCTCGCGGGCGGCGCGAGCGACGGTGCGGTCGCCGACGACTGA
- a CDS encoding bis(5'-nucleosyl)-tetraphosphatase encodes MAVEATSAGAILFRDTRGRREYLLLKSRPGDWEFPKGGVEGDEELQQTAIREVTEEAGIEQFRLLDGFRKDYDYVFEANGKTIHKTVHLFIAKSFEASAELSNEHRDLQWRDYEQAVNTVTQDGPREILEDAHEFLDEREEEDDDEA; translated from the coding sequence ATGGCAGTCGAAGCTACGAGCGCAGGCGCGATCCTCTTCCGCGATACGCGGGGCCGGCGCGAGTATCTTCTACTCAAGAGCCGCCCAGGCGACTGGGAGTTTCCCAAGGGCGGTGTCGAAGGAGATGAAGAGCTACAGCAGACGGCGATCCGCGAAGTAACGGAAGAGGCAGGTATCGAACAGTTCAGACTACTCGACGGCTTCCGCAAGGACTACGACTACGTCTTCGAGGCGAACGGTAAGACGATCCACAAGACCGTTCACCTCTTTATCGCGAAGTCGTTCGAGGCCAGCGCGGAACTCTCGAACGAACACCGGGACCTCCAGTGGCGCGACTACGAACAGGCGGTCAACACCGTCACGCAGGACGGCCCGCGAGAGATTCTGGAGGACGCTCACGAGTTCCTCGACGAACGCGAGGAGGAGGACGACGACGAAGCGTAA
- a CDS encoding DUF4397 domain-containing protein has translation MAESHTRRRALTLIGTAGGIVLAGCMGGGGDDGEMSGDESGGGTSGGMDNESMDDGDEGMDEAMANVRVAHLSPDAPNVDVYVDGTAVLEDVPFPNVSDYLELPAGAHQVTITAAGDPDTVAFEGELEVPEGPSTVAALGELSEENQSFQPALFEGDLSDPGENARVRLIHASPDAPAVDVTVDDGETVLFEDAAFGEAATTEVPGGEYTLEVRPATENNDGDVVATFDVAPEAGNVYTAFAVGYLEPSSAPADVPFDLEVVMDNMAN, from the coding sequence ATGGCAGAAAGCCACACGCGCCGACGCGCACTGACACTGATCGGAACCGCGGGCGGCATCGTGCTCGCCGGCTGTATGGGCGGCGGCGGAGACGACGGCGAGATGAGCGGCGACGAGTCGGGCGGCGGGACGAGCGGCGGGATGGACAACGAGTCGATGGACGACGGCGACGAGGGGATGGACGAGGCGATGGCGAACGTCCGCGTCGCCCACCTCTCGCCCGACGCGCCGAACGTCGACGTCTACGTCGACGGGACGGCCGTCCTCGAGGACGTGCCCTTCCCCAACGTGAGCGACTATCTCGAGTTACCGGCCGGCGCTCACCAGGTGACGATCACGGCCGCGGGCGACCCCGACACCGTCGCCTTCGAGGGCGAACTCGAGGTGCCCGAAGGACCGTCGACCGTCGCGGCCCTGGGCGAACTGAGCGAGGAGAACCAGTCGTTCCAGCCGGCGCTCTTCGAGGGCGATCTGAGTGACCCCGGCGAGAACGCGCGGGTTCGGCTGATCCACGCCTCGCCGGACGCCCCCGCCGTCGACGTGACGGTCGACGACGGCGAGACGGTGCTGTTCGAGGACGCGGCCTTCGGCGAGGCGGCGACGACCGAAGTGCCCGGCGGCGAGTACACCCTCGAGGTCCGCCCCGCGACCGAGAACAACGACGGCGACGTGGTCGCGACGTTCGACGTGGCACCCGAGGCCGGGAACGTCTACACAGCCTTCGCGGTCGGCTACCTCGAGCCCTCGTCGGCCCCCGCCGACGTGCCGTTCGATCTCGAGGTCGTGATGGACAACATGGCGAACTGA
- a CDS encoding amidohydrolase produces the protein MTADDLVALRRDLHRRPEPAWREFYTTARIVDELESRLGDELAALHVGPDAIAGDHRMAVPDDADLARWREQARAAGVDDDLLERLEGGYTGAVAVLERGEGPTVGLRVDIDGLPRAESDSLDHEPVAEGFRSEHEGAMHACGHDAHATIGIGVLEAIAESDFAGTLKVFFQPAEEVVGGGKSMAESVHIRDVDALLAVHIGLDHPTGEVVAGIDGFLAVSHLEAEFTGESAHAGGHPEQGRNAVQAMATAVQNLYGLPRHNDGKTRVNAGVVEGGSAANVIPDEARIVAEVRGETTQLMEYMKLRARRVLRSAAEMHDCEVSIETGAEAPSATSDEELVSIVADVAGATAGVDRVLERDELGGSEDATFLMQTVQENGGTACYVGVGTDHPGGHHTATFDVDEASIGHGVDVLAGAIERLGRDGA, from the coding sequence ATGACCGCTGACGACCTCGTGGCGTTGCGTCGCGATCTGCATCGAAGACCCGAGCCGGCGTGGCGCGAATTTTACACCACCGCCCGAATCGTCGACGAACTCGAGTCCCGACTCGGCGACGAGCTCGCCGCCCTCCACGTCGGCCCCGACGCCATCGCGGGCGACCACCGGATGGCGGTTCCCGACGACGCCGACCTCGCTCGCTGGCGCGAGCAGGCGCGGGCCGCGGGCGTCGACGACGACCTCCTCGAGCGACTCGAAGGGGGCTATACGGGTGCGGTCGCGGTGCTCGAGCGCGGTGAGGGACCGACGGTCGGCCTTCGGGTCGACATCGACGGCCTCCCGCGGGCGGAGTCGGACAGTCTCGATCACGAGCCCGTAGCTGAGGGCTTTCGCTCCGAACACGAGGGGGCGATGCACGCCTGCGGCCACGACGCCCACGCGACGATCGGAATCGGCGTGCTCGAGGCCATCGCGGAGAGCGACTTCGCGGGGACGCTGAAGGTCTTCTTCCAGCCCGCCGAGGAGGTCGTCGGCGGCGGGAAATCGATGGCCGAAAGCGTGCACATCCGCGACGTCGATGCCCTGCTCGCGGTCCACATCGGCCTCGATCATCCGACCGGCGAGGTGGTGGCGGGGATCGACGGTTTTCTGGCGGTGTCCCACCTCGAGGCCGAGTTCACGGGCGAATCGGCTCACGCGGGCGGCCACCCCGAACAGGGACGCAACGCCGTCCAGGCGATGGCGACGGCGGTACAGAATCTCTACGGACTCCCGCGACACAACGACGGGAAGACGCGGGTCAACGCGGGCGTCGTCGAGGGCGGCAGCGCCGCCAACGTCATCCCCGACGAGGCCCGGATCGTCGCCGAGGTCCGCGGGGAGACCACGCAGTTGATGGAGTACATGAAGCTGCGAGCGCGCAGAGTGCTTCGAAGCGCCGCGGAGATGCACGACTGCGAGGTCTCGATCGAGACCGGCGCGGAGGCCCCGAGCGCGACCAGCGACGAGGAACTCGTCTCGATCGTCGCCGATGTCGCGGGAGCGACCGCGGGCGTCGATCGCGTTCTCGAGCGCGACGAACTCGGCGGCAGCGAGGACGCGACGTTCCTCATGCAGACGGTACAGGAAAACGGCGGGACCGCTTGCTACGTCGGCGTCGGCACCGACCATCCCGGCGGCCACCACACCGCGACGTTCGACGTCGACGAGGCGAGCATCGGTCACGGGGTCGACGTGCTGGCGGGGGCGATCGAGCGGCTCGGCCGCGACGGGGCCTGA
- a CDS encoding geranylgeranyl reductase family protein has product MSTQEQSATTATTRSPDAVVVGAGTAGCYAAATVARAGYDVVVIERKSETEAGHIACGDALKGADAFPEAIPKSKLEPAFTNTGVDHGRFEIPQEDTVLEIPVPGELAVIDRWEYGRRIIDGAGDTGVEFHYDTVVKNVVQADDGRVTGVEAIRKGDPIEYESDIVIDAAGSLSVLQDNVDFSESTFDTNVNYTHFCSAYREIVHVEEPVEWSDALVFKPTERAAGYLWYFPRTETEINAGLGFQMTEEPMQLVDDLKRDLETRPEFQGAEVEDKLGAALPTRRPYDSAVHPGYMAVGDAAGHVNPTTGGGIAGAAYAGKYAAEQAIEALETGDYGEDTFWKYNERVMDHFGARYAALDVYNILSTAVDVDDLMGLLAAMPGDKLAEALYSGSTNIGLKLKLEALLKSRGHWGTIWNLYQTKRRADELLSHYENYPTSPKGLAGWQDRRDQLMEKVYETTGADPKY; this is encoded by the coding sequence ATGAGTACGCAGGAGCAGTCGGCCACCACCGCGACGACCCGGTCGCCGGACGCGGTCGTCGTCGGGGCCGGCACTGCAGGGTGCTACGCGGCAGCGACCGTCGCGCGAGCGGGGTACGACGTCGTCGTCATCGAGCGCAAATCCGAGACCGAAGCGGGCCACATCGCCTGCGGGGACGCGCTGAAGGGTGCCGACGCCTTCCCCGAGGCGATCCCGAAGTCGAAACTCGAGCCGGCGTTTACGAACACGGGCGTCGACCACGGGCGCTTCGAAATACCCCAGGAGGACACCGTCCTCGAGATCCCCGTACCGGGCGAACTTGCCGTCATCGACCGCTGGGAGTACGGCCGGCGGATCATCGATGGCGCGGGCGATACCGGCGTCGAGTTCCACTACGATACCGTCGTCAAGAACGTCGTCCAGGCCGACGACGGCCGCGTCACGGGCGTCGAAGCGATCCGAAAGGGCGATCCGATCGAGTACGAGTCCGACATCGTCATCGACGCCGCCGGCTCGCTGTCGGTGCTTCAGGACAACGTCGACTTCTCCGAGTCGACGTTCGATACGAACGTCAACTACACCCACTTCTGTTCGGCCTACCGCGAGATCGTCCACGTCGAGGAACCGGTCGAGTGGTCGGACGCCCTCGTCTTCAAACCGACCGAGCGGGCCGCGGGCTACCTCTGGTACTTCCCGCGCACCGAGACCGAGATCAACGCCGGGCTCGGTTTCCAGATGACCGAAGAGCCCATGCAACTGGTCGACGACCTCAAACGCGACCTCGAGACCCGCCCCGAGTTCCAGGGTGCCGAAGTCGAGGACAAACTCGGCGCGGCGCTGCCCACCCGCCGGCCGTACGATTCGGCGGTCCATCCGGGCTACATGGCCGTCGGCGACGCCGCTGGACACGTCAACCCCACCACCGGCGGCGGGATCGCGGGCGCGGCCTACGCCGGCAAGTACGCCGCCGAGCAGGCCATCGAGGCGCTCGAGACCGGTGACTACGGCGAGGACACCTTCTGGAAGTACAACGAACGCGTCATGGACCACTTCGGGGCGCGCTACGCCGCGCTGGACGTCTACAACATCCTCTCGACGGCCGTCGACGTCGACGACCTCATGGGCCTGCTCGCCGCGATGCCCGGCGACAAACTCGCCGAGGCGCTGTACTCGGGCAGCACCAACATCGGCCTCAAGCTCAAGCTCGAGGCCCTGCTCAAGAGCCGCGGTCACTGGGGGACGATCTGGAACCTCTACCAGACCAAGCGCCGGGCCGACGAACTGCTCTCTCACTACGAGAACTATCCGACCAGTCCCAAGGGCTTGGCGGGCTGGCAGGACCGCCGCGACCAGTTGATGGAGAAGGTCTACGAGACGACCGGGGCCGATCCGAAGTACTAA
- a CDS encoding DUF5797 family protein: MTLSEEANDRLADVVELQPTKNSELQDRWGMDSGSEVHQYLENELGDYYFRDDNSLIRATAEAADLVDVEPGVESDPDDGVPSKIRVPELQARIVAVLAGPDEESESVVSVLHKLRDEYDVDPEAEDVRSGLQSLRRKGVVEVEYRTVPTFRLAVERDDLEVGVAD, translated from the coding sequence ATGACGCTCTCGGAGGAGGCCAACGACCGGTTGGCGGACGTAGTGGAGCTACAGCCAACGAAAAACTCCGAACTGCAGGACCGCTGGGGGATGGACAGCGGCAGCGAGGTCCACCAGTACCTCGAGAACGAGCTCGGCGACTACTACTTCCGGGACGACAACAGCCTGATCCGAGCGACCGCCGAGGCGGCGGATCTGGTCGACGTCGAGCCGGGCGTCGAGAGCGACCCCGACGACGGAGTCCCCTCGAAGATTCGCGTGCCCGAACTGCAGGCCCGGATCGTCGCGGTGCTGGCCGGCCCCGACGAAGAGTCCGAAAGCGTCGTCTCGGTGCTGCACAAGCTCCGAGACGAGTACGACGTCGATCCCGAGGCCGAGGACGTCCGCTCGGGCCTCCAGAGCCTGCGCCGCAAGGGCGTCGTCGAGGTCGAGTACCGCACCGTCCCGACGTTCCGGCTGGCCGTCGAGCGCGACGACCTCGAGGTCGGCGTCGCCGACTGA
- a CDS encoding MBL fold metallo-hydrolase translates to MTDRSNDADRSDDGEASIAPAELADRLRAGDELTVLDVRDRDEFERWHLEGEGVEAVQIPHVKFIQAQATGGAADLVADLEEPIVAVCGHGEASAHAVSLLREAGIEARNLAGGMDAWADLYLVRELAVGAPATVLQYDRPSSGCLAYLLVSGDEAAVIDPLRAFADRYATAAADRGADLTYAIDTHVHADHVSGVRDLAARTDAEAVVPERARDRGLAFDARTLTDGAELPLGEATLAAVATPGHTTESLSFSLADVLFTGDTLFLEGVGRPDLEGSAAQRAADSRAVEPRDGSDEAPAAARRLYESLRHRILERPDETMIAPGHYSDAADPRDDGTYGARLGDLRDRLAAPSLSEAEFVERATNDLPPRPANDERIVAVNLGLEDVDEETAFELELGPNNCAVAD, encoded by the coding sequence ATGACCGACCGGAGTAACGACGCCGACCGATCGGACGACGGCGAAGCCTCGATCGCCCCCGCGGAACTGGCCGACCGGCTGCGAGCGGGCGACGAGCTGACCGTCCTCGACGTCCGCGACCGCGACGAGTTCGAGCGCTGGCACCTCGAGGGCGAGGGCGTCGAGGCCGTTCAGATCCCCCACGTGAAGTTCATTCAGGCCCAGGCGACCGGCGGCGCGGCCGATCTCGTTGCCGATCTCGAGGAGCCGATCGTCGCGGTCTGTGGCCACGGGGAGGCAAGCGCCCACGCCGTTTCCCTCCTGCGAGAGGCGGGCATCGAGGCGCGCAACCTCGCCGGCGGGATGGACGCGTGGGCGGACCTCTATCTCGTCCGCGAACTCGCAGTCGGCGCGCCCGCGACGGTTTTACAGTATGACCGCCCCTCGAGCGGCTGTCTCGCCTATCTGCTCGTCAGCGGCGACGAGGCCGCGGTGATCGACCCGCTGCGGGCGTTCGCGGACCGATACGCCACAGCTGCCGCCGACCGCGGTGCCGACCTCACGTACGCGATCGACACGCACGTCCACGCCGATCACGTCAGCGGCGTCCGCGACCTCGCCGCGCGAACCGACGCGGAGGCGGTCGTCCCCGAGCGCGCTCGCGACCGCGGTCTGGCGTTCGACGCTCGAACCCTCACAGACGGTGCCGAACTTCCTCTCGGCGAGGCAACGTTGGCAGCGGTAGCGACACCCGGACACACGACCGAATCGCTCTCCTTCAGTCTCGCCGACGTGCTGTTCACCGGCGATACGCTGTTCCTCGAGGGTGTCGGACGACCGGATCTCGAGGGGAGCGCGGCGCAGCGCGCCGCGGACAGTCGAGCGGTGGAACCGCGAGACGGCAGTGACGAGGCACCGGCCGCCGCGCGCCGGTTGTACGAGAGCCTCCGGCATCGAATCCTCGAGCGACCCGACGAAACGATGATCGCGCCGGGTCACTACAGCGACGCCGCCGATCCGCGGGACGACGGGACCTACGGCGCCCGACTCGGCGACCTGCGCGACCGGCTCGCGGCGCCGTCGCTGAGCGAAGCGGAATTCGTCGAGCGCGCGACGAACGATCTCCCGCCGCGGCCGGCAAACGACGAACGGATCGTCGCGGTGAACCTCGGGCTCGAGGACGTCGACGAGGAGACAGCGTTCGAACTCGAACTCGGGCCGAACAACTGCGCGGTCGCGGACTGA
- a CDS encoding epoxide hydrolase family protein, with protein sequence MTTDSNDSIRPFEVSVDRETIDDLRTRLERTRWPDQLPDAGWAYGTEREYLRDLCAYWREEFDWTAFEDRFNEFDQYVTTIDGQRLHFYHVRSPEPDATPLVLSHGWPGSVAEFLDVLGPLSDPAAHGGDPADAFHVVAPSLPGFGFSGPTNEQGYDVPRIAETVAELMDRLGYDRYVAQGGDWGALVTALLGANYPDRVEAIHTNMLFLNPSSLEADDPTDLLDERGLADYRETAEFRDGETAYHEIQATKPQSLGYGLTDSPAGLAAWIVEKFRTWSDCDGDLESQFDRDRLLDNLSVYWLTETINSSMRVYYETDVRAATPDAVDVPTGHARYPVEVYKTPRAWAETVYDIVHWAEMPEGGHFAAMEVPDMFVDDLRSFAGDAE encoded by the coding sequence ATGACGACGGACTCGAACGATTCGATCCGACCGTTCGAGGTGTCGGTCGACCGCGAGACGATCGACGACCTCCGGACGCGACTGGAACGAACGCGCTGGCCGGATCAACTCCCCGACGCGGGCTGGGCGTACGGAACTGAACGGGAGTACCTTCGGGACCTCTGTGCGTACTGGCGCGAGGAGTTCGACTGGACGGCGTTCGAGGACCGGTTCAACGAGTTCGACCAGTACGTTACGACGATCGACGGCCAGCGGCTCCACTTCTATCACGTTCGCTCCCCGGAGCCGGACGCGACGCCGCTGGTCCTGAGCCACGGCTGGCCGGGTTCGGTCGCGGAGTTTCTCGACGTGCTCGGCCCGCTTTCTGACCCGGCGGCTCACGGCGGCGATCCGGCAGACGCGTTCCACGTCGTGGCCCCGTCGCTTCCGGGGTTCGGCTTTTCCGGGCCCACCAACGAGCAGGGGTACGACGTGCCCCGGATAGCGGAAACCGTCGCCGAACTGATGGACCGACTCGGCTACGATCGCTACGTTGCGCAGGGCGGCGACTGGGGCGCGCTGGTCACCGCGTTGCTTGGCGCAAACTACCCCGATCGCGTCGAGGCGATTCACACCAACATGCTGTTCCTGAACCCGTCGTCGCTCGAGGCCGACGACCCGACGGACCTGCTTGACGAGCGGGGGCTGGCCGACTACCGAGAGACCGCGGAGTTCCGCGACGGGGAGACGGCCTACCACGAGATACAGGCGACCAAACCCCAGAGCCTGGGGTACGGACTCACCGACTCGCCGGCCGGACTCGCGGCCTGGATCGTCGAGAAGTTCCGAACCTGGAGTGACTGCGACGGCGACCTCGAGTCGCAGTTCGACCGCGACCGCCTGCTCGACAATCTCAGCGTCTACTGGCTCACGGAGACGATCAACTCCTCGATGCGAGTCTACTACGAGACGGACGTGAGAGCGGCGACGCCGGACGCCGTCGACGTGCCCACGGGACACGCCCGCTATCCGGTAGAGGTGTACAAGACGCCCCGTGCGTGGGCCGAAACGGTCTACGATATCGTCCACTGGGCCGAGATGCCGGAGGGAGGTCACTTCGCGGCGATGGAGGTCCCCGACATGTTCGTCGACGATCTGCGGTCGTTCGCCGGCGACGCGGAGTAG
- a CDS encoding DUF5787 family protein, whose protein sequence is MNPSATEFGFELRVCRWAEREWPLEGAASGRSAFVARQLGTKRRRWDTIVLECDREALRQRAKFGPDRLDGDLLHVVRNAPAEWAYYRDTLPHPGYPWRYVREAIHRADDRGIVETRKNGNRIEIRRKWPYPDWLERIVAIENKPDLDASAARALSSQLEYDVAMGLADEVWVATETTDERVEPVLFEDLPVEVGILALEPESLTVDVAWHPRTLPVDDPGTRILERPDGGRRDGSAARFEYVDPETKADTRLAIAERAYERGWRSFVDTMRPDCRHFEARARDGSQALPYCAAKGRCQTAAECAGSCADFEPEPPTWRTRGWPIEGGPGKRIRRVLEDRRRRRRPGL, encoded by the coding sequence GTGAACCCGTCCGCCACGGAGTTCGGGTTCGAGCTCCGGGTCTGTCGATGGGCCGAACGCGAATGGCCGCTCGAGGGTGCCGCCAGCGGCCGCTCCGCGTTCGTCGCTCGCCAACTCGGCACCAAGCGCCGCCGCTGGGACACCATCGTCCTCGAGTGCGACCGTGAGGCCCTCCGCCAGCGGGCGAAGTTCGGCCCCGACCGGCTCGACGGCGACCTCCTCCACGTCGTCCGCAACGCTCCCGCAGAGTGGGCCTACTATCGCGACACGCTGCCCCATCCCGGTTACCCCTGGCGGTACGTCCGCGAGGCGATCCACCGCGCCGACGACCGCGGGATCGTCGAGACCAGAAAGAACGGCAATCGCATCGAGATCCGCCGAAAGTGGCCGTATCCCGACTGGCTCGAGCGGATCGTCGCGATCGAGAACAAACCGGATCTCGACGCGAGCGCCGCCCGTGCGCTCTCCTCGCAACTCGAGTACGACGTCGCGATGGGGCTGGCCGACGAGGTCTGGGTCGCCACCGAGACCACTGACGAGCGCGTCGAGCCGGTGCTCTTCGAGGACCTGCCCGTCGAGGTGGGCATCCTCGCGCTCGAGCCCGAATCGCTGACGGTCGACGTGGCCTGGCACCCGCGAACGCTCCCGGTCGACGATCCGGGAACCAGAATCCTCGAGCGCCCCGACGGCGGGCGGCGTGACGGCTCCGCCGCCCGGTTCGAGTACGTCGACCCCGAGACGAAAGCCGACACGCGGCTCGCGATCGCCGAGCGCGCCTACGAGCGCGGCTGGCGCTCGTTCGTCGACACGATGCGCCCCGACTGCCGGCACTTCGAGGCGCGCGCTCGAGACGGCTCGCAGGCGCTGCCGTACTGCGCCGCCAAGGGTCGGTGTCAGACCGCCGCGGAGTGTGCCGGCTCCTGTGCCGACTTCGAACCCGAGCCGCCGACTTGGCGCACCCGCGGCTGGCCGATCGAGGGCGGACCGGGAAAACGGATACGGCGGGTCCTCGAGGACCGACGACGGCGACGGCGGCCGGGGCTGTAG